The following proteins come from a genomic window of Leucoraja erinacea ecotype New England chromosome 1, Leri_hhj_1, whole genome shotgun sequence:
- the parm1 gene encoding prostate androgen-regulated mucin-like protein 1 homolog, giving the protein MLPGPPASGSRCVLLAPRTRAAAMPGIRALAALLLVAELCIVSANTNRTETLLTPTGQQNASESNPFLNRSSSAPMPEMLSEVGTEPSPASVGPTFTSPLSGTSTGVTIMTNVSWSPVTATEGTTDILPGSTPQTTSWASSTEAGWNSINEAGMSSGSVPSTSTSSTAQANTTEGTSSTTVDQTTASTQAANDSSTDSPSDSTAVSTESTDNGTSELTPVPTDVSQPTNAYTTESYSPTANNSTPSLNSTSELSTWQSTPALTPSASDAGTSPTTATTAQSTGTSEQQSPTAPSQANNATHVTETEGSTFVPETAGTAGGTATSDAVATSASPSTAPRPPSSAVPGLTTETSPLSNNRPRTQQAAGSLSTGSVVGITVAVIVAVLLLIGAAAYFKKRRSSYGRLLDDQENGSWENYNNPLYDDN; this is encoded by the exons AGTTATGCATTGTTTCAGCTAACACTAATAGAACAGAGACATTGCTGACCCCAACTGGACAGCAAAATGCATCGGAAAGCAATCCATTCTTGAATCGGAGTTCGTCAGCACCCATGCCAGAAATGCTCTCCGAGGTGGGAACTGAACCCTCGCCGGCCTCCGTGGGCCCCACCTTCACCTCTCCTCTCTCGGGGACATCTACGGGTGTGACGATCATGACTAACGTCAGTTGGTCCCCAGTGACAGCGACTGAAGGCACCACAGACATCCTCCCAGGATCAACTCCACAAACcacatcctgggcctcctccactgaagCTGGGTGGAATAGTATCAACGAGGCGGGGATGAGTTCTGGTTCTGTCCCCAGCACGAGTACATCTTCAACAGCGCAGGCCAACACCACAGAGGGAACCAGCAGCACGACTGTAGATCAGACCACCGCTTCAACGCAGGCCGCCAATGACAGCAGCACTGACTCGCCATCGGACAGCACCGCAGTTTCAACCGAGTCAACCGATAATGGTACGTCTGAATTAACGCCAGTGCCCACCGATGTATCACAGCCAACCAATGCCTATACTACTGAGTCGTATTCACCTACGGCCAATAATTCCACTCCATCCCTGAACTCAACAAGTGAGCTTAGTACATGGCAGTCAACGCCAGCCTTGACCCCGTCTGCCAGCGATGCCGGCACTTCACCAACGACGGCAACCACAGCGCAATCAACAGGCACGAGCGAACAGCAATCGCCCACTGCTCCAAGTCAGGCAAACAACGCCACACACGTGACCGAGACGGAGGGCAGCACATTTGTGCCAGAGACCGCGGGCACCGCCGGTGGAACGGCAACATCTGACGCCGTGGCCACCTCTGCCTCTCCTTCCACCGCCCCACGCCCGCCCAGCTCTGCCGTCCCAGGCCTGACCACAGAGACCAGCCCTCTCTCAAACAACAGGCCCAGGACACAGCAAGCAGCAGGAAGCCTGAGCACAG GAAGTGTGGTGGGCATCACTGTAGCGGTCATTGTGGCAGTCTTGCTGCTGATTGGAGCAGCTGCCTACTTTAAGAAGAG ACGCTCATCATATGGCCGGTTACTGGATGACCAGGAGAACGGGTCCTGGGAGAATTACAACAACCCACTGTACGATGACAACTAA